A window of Solanum stenotomum isolate F172 chromosome 3, ASM1918654v1, whole genome shotgun sequence contains these coding sequences:
- the LOC125857943 gene encoding 1-aminocyclopropane-1-carboxylate oxidase 5-like yields MASFDIPTIDVSPFFKSEENEEGKKKAMEQIREACVNYGFFQIVNHGVPSDLLSRTIDMYKTFFACSDEEKLSVPDNYLKSTPNSADTFEHLWFRFPFSGFNNCRSITPHFKKVLEEIVSHFTKLGVVLEGIISECLGLPPDFLSNYRNDRSRDSLMGLHYFPATEDDNTGKPAHEDPGCFTILYQDEIGGLQVHKDDHWIPIAPSKDKLVVNIGDVIQVLSNNKFKSATHKVVRPGETNRYSYVFFYNVQGDKWVEPLPQFTKEIGESPKYRGFVFEEYHQLRFRNRSHPPDRPEDLIHITHYSISN; encoded by the exons ATGGCTAGTTTTGATATTCCAACAATTGATGtttctccattttttaaatcagaggaaaatgaagaagggaAAAAGAAGGCTATGGAGCAAATTAGAGAAGCTTGTGTTAACTATGGTTTCTTTCAGATTGTGAATCACGGAGTTCCTTCAGACTTGTTGAGTAGAACCATCGATATGTATAAGACTTTCTTTGCCTGTTCGGATGAAGAAAAACTGTCGGTACctgataattatttaaaaagcaCACCGAATTCAGCTGATACTTTTGAGCACTTGTGGTTTCGTTTTCCATTCTCTGGCTTCAATAACTGCCGCAGCATTACACCTCATTTCAA GAAAGTATTGGAGGAGATAGTTTCCCATTTCACAAAATTAGGAGTTGTGTTGGAAGGAATCATAAGTGAGTGTCTTGGACTCCCTCCTGACTTCCTATCAAACTACAGAAATGATCGTTCTCGGGACTCGTTGATGGGCCTCCACTACTTTCCAGCGACAGAAGATGACAACACAGGAAAACCTGCACATGAAGATCCTGGCTGCTTCACTATTCTCTACCAGGATGAAATCGGAGGCCTTCAGGTGCACAAAGATGACCACTGGATACCCATAGCGCCTTCCAAAGACAAACTAGTTGTTAACATTGGTGATGTCATTCAG gtgctaagcaacaataaattcaagagTGCAACTCACAAAGTGGTGAGACCAGGTGAAACAAACCGTTACTCGTACGTGTTCTTCTATAATGTGCAAGGAGACAAGTGGGTTGAGCCATTACCACAATTTACAAAGGAAATTGGAGAGTCGCCCAAGTACAGAGGATTCGTGTTTGAAGAATATCATCAGTTGAGATTCAGAAACAGGAGTCATCCACCAGATAGACCTGAAGATCTCATCCATATAACACACTACTCAATTTCTAATTAG
- the LOC125857942 gene encoding 1-aminocyclopropane-1-carboxylate oxidase 5-like, with the protein MASFDIPTIDVSPFIRSEENEEGKKKGIEQMREACVNYGFFQIANHGIPLELLSRIMDMYKTFFACPDEEKLSVPSDNYFKSTKKSAGTYEQLLFHLSSSGFNVCPENPPHIKQLLEEMASHFTKLGFVLGRIISECLGLPPNFLANYRNDQARDFLLGIHYSPATEAENVGKSAHKDPGCITILYQAEVGGLQVHKDEQWIPIAPSKDKLVVNIGDVIQVLSNNKFKSATHRVIRPRETNRYSCAFFYNVQGDKWVEPLPQCTKEIGESPKYRGFLFKEYVQLRQRDETHPPARPEDQFNITHYSISN; encoded by the exons ATGGCTAGTTTTGATATTCCAACAATTGATGTTTCTCCATTTATTAGAtcagaagaaaatgaagaagggaaaaaaaagggTATTGAGCAAATGAGAGAAGCTTGTGTTAACTATGGTTTCTTCCAAATTGCGAATCACGGAATTCCTTTGGAGTTGTTGAGCAGAATCATGGATATGTACAAGACTTTCTTTGCTTGTCCAGATGAAGAAAAACTATCGGTACCTTCTGATAACTATTTCAAAAGCACAAAGAAATCAGCTGGGACTTATGAGCAGCTACTGTTTCATCTTTCATCCTCTGGCTTCAATGTCTGCCCCGAAAATCCACCTCATATcaa GCAATTATTGGAGGAGATGGCTTCGCATTTCACAAAATTAGGATTTGTATTGGGGAGAATCATAAGTGAGTGTCTGGGCCTCCCTCCTAACTTCCTAGCAAACTACAGAAATGATCAGGCTAGGGATTTCTTGCTCGGCATCCACTACAGTCCAGCGACAGAAGCTGAGAACGTAGGAAAATCCGCACACAAAGATCCTGGCTGCATCACCATTCTCTATCAGGCAGAAGTTGGAGGTCTTCAGGTGCATAAAGATGAACAGTGGATTCCCATAGCGCCTTCCAAAGACAAACTAGTAGTTAATATTGGTGATGTCATTCAG GTGCTAAgcaacaataaattcaagagTGCAACGCACAGGGTGATCAGACCAAGAGAAACAAACCGTTACTCGTGTGCTTTCTTCTATAACGTGCAAGGAGATAAGTGGGTTGAGCCATTACCACAGTGCACCAAGGAAATTGGAGAATCGCCCAAGTACAGAGGATTCCTCTTTAAAGAATATGTGCAGTTGAGACAGAGAGACGAGACTCATCCACCAGCTAGACCTGAAGATCAATTCAATATAACCCACTACTCAATTTCTAATTAG
- the LOC125857946 gene encoding 1-aminocyclopropane-1-carboxylate oxidase 5-like, whose protein sequence is MASFDIPTIDVSPFYRLEENEEAKKKVIEQIREACVNYGFFQIANHKIPLELLSRSMDMYKTFFASSDEEKLLVPHNYFKSTQNPAETYEHFAFRLSSSVVNVCPKNPPHFKELLEEMGSHFKKLGVVLEGMISECLGLPPNFLTNYKNDESRDTLIGIHYFPATENDNTGKQAHEDLGCFTVVYQDEVGGLEVHKNGHWIPIAPSKDKLIVNIGDVIQVLSNNRFKSATHRVVRPREANRYSCTFFYNVQGDKWVEPLPQFTKEIGESPKYRGFLFGEYMQLRIKNMTHPPATPQDLIHITHYSI, encoded by the exons ATGGCTAGTTTTGATATTCCAACAATTGATGTTTCTCCGTTTTATAGATTAGAGGAAAACGAAGAAGCGAAAAAGAAGGTTATTGAGCAAATAAGAGAAGCTTGTGTTAACTATGGTTTCTTCCAGATTGCGAATCACAAAATTCCTTTGGAATTGTTAAGCAGAAGCATGgatatgtataagacttttttTGCTTCTTCAGATGAAGAAAAACTGTTGGTACctcataattatttcaaaagcaCACAGAATCCAGCTGAGACTTATGAGCACTTTGCGTTTCGTCTTTCATCCTCTGTCGTCAATGTCTGCCCCAAAAATCCACCTCATTTCaa GGAATTATTGGAGGAGATGGGTTcccatttcaaaaaattaggAGTTGTGTTGGAAGGAATGATAAGTGAGTGTCTGGGCCTCCCTCCTAACTTTCTAACAAACTATAAAAATGATGAGTCTCGGGATACGTTGATCGGCATCCACTACTTTCCAGCTACAGAAAATGACAACACAGGAAAACAGGCACACGAAGATCTTGGCTGCTTCACCGTTGTCTACCAGGATGAAGTCGGTGGCCTTGAGGTGCACAAAAATGGGCACTGGATTCCCATAGCCCCTTCCAAAGACAAACTAATTGTTAACATTGGAGATGTTATTCAG GTACTAAGCAACAATAGATTCAAGAGTGCAACTCACAGAGTGGTCAGACCAAGAGAAGCAAACCGTTACTCGTGCACTTTCTTCTATAACGTGCAAGGAGACAAGTGGGTTGAGCCATTACCACAGTTCACCAAGGAAATTGGAGAGTCGCCCAAGTACAGAGGATTCCTCTTCGGAGAATATATGCAGTTGAGAATCAAAAACATGACTCATCCACCAGCTACACCTCAAGATCTCATCCATATAACACACTACTCAATTTAA
- the LOC125857823 gene encoding 1-aminocyclopropane-1-carboxylate oxidase 5-like encodes MASFDIPTIDVSPFFRLEENEEGKKKVIVQIREACVNYGFFQIVNHGIPLELLSGTMDMYSKTFRKTREECSLFDILRQVLEAIVSHFTKLEVVLEGIINECLGLPPDFLPNYRNDRSRDSLLGLHYFPAIEDDDKTGKTAHEDPGCFTILYQDEVRGLEVHKDDQWIPIAPSKDKLIVNIGDVIQVLSNNKFKSATHRVVRPSETNRYSYAFFYNVHGDKWVEPLPQFTKEIGESPKYRGFVFEEYHHLRIKNRSHPPDRPEDLIHITHYSISN; translated from the exons ATGGCTAGTTTTGATATTCCAACTATTGATGTTTCTCCATTTTTTAGATTagaggaaaatgaagaagggaAAAAGAAGGTTATTGTGCAAATAAGAGAAGCTTGTGTTAACTATGGTTTCTTCCAAATTGTGAATCACGGAATTCCTTTGGAGTTGTTGAGCGGAACCATGGATATGTATTCTAAGACTTTCAGAAAAACTCGCG AAGAATGTTCTCTGTTTGATATTCTTAGGCAAGTATTGGAGGCGATTGTTTCTCATTTCACAAAATTAGAAGTTGTGTTGGAAGGAATCATAAATGAGTGTCTTGGCCTCCCTCCTGACTTCCTACCAAACTATAGAAATGATCGTTCTCGGGATTCATTGCTCGGTCTCCACTACTTTCCAGCGATAGAAGATGATGACAAGACGGGAAAAACTGCACATGAAGATCCTGGCTGCTTCACTATTCTCTACCAGGATGAAGTTAGAGGCCTTGAGGTGCACAAAGATGACCAATGGATTCCCATAGCGCCTTCCAAAGACAAACTTATTGTTAACATTGGTGATGTCATTCAG GTGCTAAgcaacaataaattcaagagTGCAACTCACAGAGTGGTGAGACCAAGTGAAACAAACCGTTACTCGTACGCTTTCTTCTATAATGTGCATGGAGACAAGTGGGTTGAGCCATTACCACAATTTACAAAGGAAATTGGAGAGTCACCAAAGTACAGAGGATTCGTGTTTGAAGAATATCATCATTTGAGAATCAAAAACAGGAGTCATCCTCCAGATAGACCTGAAGATCTCATCCATATAACTCACTACTCAATTTCTAATTAG